A stretch of DNA from Streptomyces xanthii:
GACGAGGAGCGCGCCTCGTGGGAGGCGAAGGACCCGATCCTGCGCCTGCGCACGTACCTCGAAGCGCAGACCGACACGGACGAGGGCTTCTTCGCGGAACTCGACGCCGAGGCCGAGGCGTTGGGCAAGCGAGTGCGCGATGCGGTGCGGGCCATGCCGGACCCGGACCACATGGCGATCTTCGAGAACGTGTACGCGGACGGGCACGCGCTCGTCGACGAGGAGCGCGCGCAGTTCGCCGCCTACCAGGCGTCGTTCGCGGAGGAAGGTGCCTGATCATGGCGGTACAGAAGCTTCCGATCGCCAAGGCGATCAACGAGTCGCTGCGCACGGCGCTGGAGAGCGACCCCAAGGTCCTCGTCATGGGCGAGGACGTCGGCAAGCTCGGCGGTGTCTTCCGGGTCACCGACGGGCTGCAGAAGGACTTCGGTGAGGACCGGGTCATCGACACCCCGCTCGCGGAGTCCGGCATCGTCGGCACCGCGATCGGTCTCGCGCTGCGCGGCTACCGGCCCGTGGTGGAGATCCAGTTCGACGGCTTCGTCTTCCCCGCGTACGACCAGATCGTCACGCAGCTCGCCAAGATGCACGCCCGCGCGCTCGGCAAGGTCAAGGTGCCGGTCGTCGTGCGCATCCCGTACGGCGGCGGCATCGGCGCGGTCGAGCACCACAGCGAGTCGCCCGAGGCGCTGTTCGCGCACGTGGCCGGCCTGAAGGTCGTCACGCCGTCGAACTCGTCGGACGCGTACTGGATGCTCCAGCAGGCCATCCAGAGCGACGACCCGGTGATCTTCTTCGAGCCCAAGCGCCGCTACTGGGACAAGGGCGAGGTCGACACCGAGGCCGTCCCCGGCGACCTGCACAAGGCCGTCGTCGCGCGCGAGGGCACGGACGTGACGCTGGTCGCGTACGGGCCGATGGTGAAGGTCTGCCTGGAGGCCGCCGCGGCCGCCCAGGAGGAGGGCAAGTCGATCGAGGTCCTCGACCTGCGCTCGATCTCGCCGGTCGACTTCGACGCCGTGCAGCGGTCGGCGGAGAAGACGCGGCGGGTCGTCGTCGTGCACGAGGCCCCCGTCTTCCTCGGCTCCGGCGCGGAGATCGCCGCCCGGATCACCGAGCGCTGCTTCTACCACCTGGAGGCGCCCGTGCTGCGGGTCGGCGGGTACCACGCGCCGTATCCGCCGGCGCGCCTGGAGGAGGAGTACCTGCCGGGCCTGGACCGGGTGCTCGACGCCGTCGACCGCTCGCTTGCGTACTGAGGAGGGCTGAAGACATGGCACGTGAGTTCAAGATGCCCGACGTGGGCGAGGGCCTGACCGAGGCCGAGATCCTCAAGTGGTACGTCCAGCCCGGTGACACGGTCACCGACGGGCAGGTCGTGTGCGAGGTCGAGACGGCCAAGGCCGCCGTCGAGCTGCCGATCCCCTACGACGGGGTCGTGCGCGAGCTGATCTTCCCCGAGGGCACCACGGTCGACGTCGGCCAGGCGATCATCTCCGTGGACGTCGCGGGCGAGGAGCCCGCCGCCCCCGCGCCGGCCGCCGCCGAGCCGGTGGCCGCGGAGGAGCCCGAGGAGGCCCCGACCGGGCGCCAGCCCGTGCTCGTCGGCTACGGCGTCGCCGAGTCCTCGACCAAGCGCCGCGCCCGCAAGGGCGACACGGCCGCCCCGGCGGCCAACGGGACGGCGGCGCAGGTCGTCGTCGAGCAGCGTCCGCTGGCCAAGCCGCCGGTGCGCAAGCTCGCCAAGGACCTGGGCGTCGACCTGGCCACGGTGATCCCGTCGAACCCGGACGGGATCATCACCCGCGAGGACGTGCACGCCGCGGTCGAGCTGGCCGCACCCGCTGCCGCGCCCGAGGTCCCGGCCCAGGCGCCCGCGCCGGTCCCGGCCGCCCCGGCCTCGGCGGCGCCGGTCTCGTACGACACGGTCCGCGAGACCCGGATCCCCGTGAAGGGCGTCCGCAAGGCGACCGCCGCGGCGATGGTCGGTTCCGCGTTCACCGCGCCGCACGTCACGGAGTTCGTGACGGTCGACGTGACCCGCACGATGAAGCTCGTCGAGGAGCTCAAGGGCGACAAGGACATGCAGGGGCTGCGGGTCAACCCGCTGCTGCTCATCGCCAAGGCCCTGCTCGTCGCGATCAAGCGGAACCCCGCGGTCAACGCGTCGTGGGACGAGGCCGCCCAGGAGATCGTCCAGAAGCACTACGTGAACCTGGGCATCGCCGCGGCCACACCGCGCGGTCTGATCGTGCCGAACATCAAGGACGCGCACGCGATGGCCCTGCCGGAGCTGGCGGCGTCCCTCGGTGAGCTGGTGGCGACGGCCCGGGACGGCAAGACGTCCCCGGCGGCCATGCAGGGCGGCACGGTGACGATCACCAACGTGGGCGTGTTCGGCGTCGACACCGGTACGCCGATCCTGAACCCGGGCGAGTCGGCGATCCTCGCCGTCGGGGCGATCAAGCTCCAGCCCTGGGTCCACAAGGGCAAGGTGAAGCCGCGTCAGGTGACGACCCTGGCCCTCTCCTTCGACCACCGGCTGGTGGACGGGGAGCTGGGGTCCAAGGTGCTGGCGGACGTGGCGGCGATTCTGGAGCAGCCGAAGCGCCTCATCACCTGGGGTTAGTCCCTAGCGGCGAGGCCCCGCACCACAGGGTGCGGGGCCTCGCCGTGTGCGGGACCAGGGCCTAGCGCTTGAAGCCGTAGTCCATGAGCTTCTTCGCGTCGGACGTGCGGGCAGTGACCGACGTCGACTTCAGGACCGTGCCGATGACCGTCTTGCCGTTGCGGGTCGCGGCGAAGACCAGGCAGTAGCCGGCCTCCGGGCCCGAGCCCGTCTTGACGCCGATGGTGCCGGTGTACGAGCCGAGCAGGTTGTTCGTGTTCGTCCACGACATGTAGCGGTAGCCGCCGGACTTCGTCGTGACCTTCTGCTTCGTCGACTTGGTCTTCACGACGGAGCGGAACGTGGAGCTCTTCATCGCCGAGGAGGCGATCTTCGTCAGGTCGCGCGGCGTCGAGTAGTTCGAGCCCTGGCCGATCCCGTCGAACGAGTCGAAGTGCGTGTTCCTCAGGCCGAGGCTCGTCGCGGTCTTGTTCATCTTGCCGATGAAGGACTTCACGCGGGCCGCGCGCGTGGTGCCCGAGCCGAACTTGTCCGCGAGCGCGTAGGCGGCGTCGCAGCCCGAAGGCAGCATCAGCCCGTACAGGAGCTGGCGGACGGTCACCTTGTCGCCGACGATCAGGCGGGCGGACGAGGCGTTGTTCCTGACGATGTAGTCGCTGTACGCCTTCTGGATCGTGACCTTGGCGTCCAGGTTCAGGTTCGGCTGGGACAGCACCACCTTCGCGGTCATGATCTTGGTGGTCGAGCCGGTGGACCGGCGGGTGTCCGCGGCCTTGGTGAACAGGCTCGCGCCCGTCCCGTTGTTCATCACATAGCCGCCGGCCGCGGCGATGGTCGGTTTGGCCGGTGCGGTGGCGGCCTGTGCGGAGGTGGTCAGCGCTCCGCTCGTGAGCACGGTTCCGGCGACGAGAACAGCGATGCCCGAAGTGCGAATTTTCAAGATGGACGCTCCAAATGCCCCTAAAGCGCGGCCCATTGGGTGGATCGCGCACGTAAGAGACTTCTGGGACGCGTCCAGGGTTGTACGGCCCGGTACACGAGATCGGGTGATCCCCGTTCCGCATGGTGGACGTCCCCTGTGTTGCGTACGTGTTGTATCTATGATGTGCGCATGCCCGCGACCTCGACCCCTGCCCCGGCCTCGCCCCCGACCCCGACCGTCACCGAGAAGCGGCCCCCCGCCGCGGAGCGCGTGTACGACCACGTGAAGCGCGGCGTGCTCGAACGCCGCTACGAAGGCGGCACCCTGCTCACCGAGGGCGAACTCGCCGAGGCCGTCGGCGTCTCCCGCACGCCCGTGCGCGAGGCGCTGCTCAAGCTGGAGGTCGAGGGGCTGCTCAAGCTGTACCCGAAGAAGGGCGCGCTGGTCCTGCCGGTGTCCGCGCAGGAGATCGCGGACGTCGTCGAGACCCGGCTGCTCGTCGAGGAGCACGCGGTGCGCAAGGCCGTGCCCGCCCCGCCCCGGCTCCTCGAACGGCTCGCCGAGCTGCTGGAGAAGCAGCAGGCGCAGGCCGCCGCCGGACAGTTCGTGGACGCCGCCACCACCGACCGCTGCTTCCACGCCGAGATCGTGCGCAGCGCGGGCAACGAGATCCTGTCCCGCCTCTACGACCAGCTGCGCGACCGGCAGCTGCGGATGGGCGTCGCCGTCATGCACTCCCACCCCGACCGGATCGCCAAGACGCTGGCCGAGCACGGCGAGATCCTCGACGCGCTGCGCGCCGGGGACGAGGAGGCGGCCGTCGCCGTCGTCCGCCGGCACGTGGGCTGGTTCCAGAACCTGGCGCGGGGTGACGTGCGATGAGCTCCGCCTCCTCCCCGTCCGACTCCGCGCTGCGGCTGCCCGGCGATCCGCCCGGCGGCCGGCGCGCGGTCGCCGTGTGGTGCATCGGCGTCTCCGTCTACTTCGTCGCCGTCATCTTCCGCACCTCGCTGGGCGTCGCCGGACTCGACGCCGTCGAGCGCTTCGACATCAACGCCTCGGCGCTGTCCACGTTCTCGATCCTCCAGCTGCTCGTGTACGCGGGCATGCAGATACCCGTCGGCCTGATGGTCGACCGGCTCGGCACCAAGAAGGTGCTGACCATCGGCGTCGTCCTGTTCACCCTCGGCCAGCTCGGCTTCGCGTTCTCCTCCTCGTACGGGACGGCGCTCGTGTCGCGGGCGCTGCTCGGGTGCGGGGACGCCATGACGTTCATCAGCGTGCTGCGGCTCGGCACACGGTGGTTCCCGGCGCGGCGGGGGCCGCTCGTCGCGCAGCTCGCGGGCCTCGTCGGCATGGCCGGCAACCTCGTCTCCACGCTCGTCATCGCGCGACTGCTGCACGGCATCGGCTGGGAGGCCGCGTTCGCCGGATCCGCCGTCGCGGGCGTCGTCGTCCTCGTGCTGATGCTGCTCTTCCTCAAGGACCACCCCGAGGGATACGCGGCCCCGCCGCTGCCCGCCTCGCACAAGGGGGCCGCCTACGTGCGGGCGCAGATCTCGGCGGCCTGGCGCGAGCCCGGGACCCGGCTCGGACTCTGGGTCCACTTCACGACGCAGTTCCCGGCGATGGTGTTCCTGCTGCTGTGGGGGCTGCCGTTCCTCGTCGAGGCGCAGGGGCTCTCGCGCGGCACGGCGGGGGAGCTGCTGACCCTCGTGGTCCTCTCCAACATGACCGTCGGACTCGTCTACGGGCAGGTCGTCGCCCGCCACCACTCGGCGCGGCTGCCGCTGGCGCTCGGGACGGTCGCCGCGACGGCCGTGCTGTGGGCCCTGCCCGTCGTGTGGCCCGGGCAGGCGCCGATGTGGCTGCTCGTCGTGATGTGCGTGGTGCTCGGGGCCTGTGGACCCGCGTCGATGATCGGGTTCGACTTCGCGCGGCCGGCGAACCCGCCGGAGCGGCAGGGGACCGCGTCCGGGATCGTGAACATGGGGGGCTTCGTCGCCTCCATGACCACGCTGCTGGCGGTCGGCGTGCTGCTCGACGCGACCGGGGACGACTACCGGATCGCCTTCTCGGCGGTGTTCGTGCTCCAGGCGTTCGGGGTGGGGCAGATCCTGCGCCTGCGCAAGCGGGCCGCCCGCGCGGAGCGGGAACGGGTCGTCGCGTCCCGGGTGACCTCGGTGCACGTGCCTGCGTGACCTTCGCGGGACCGGGGGCGGATCCGATCCCGCCGCAATCCTGTTGACCGTCCCCGGCCCCGGGTGCTGGAGTGCCGCGCGTGGAAAGCATCCCCGCCAACCGGCGGCTCTGGAACCAGATCAGCGGCGACTATCAGGACAGGCACGACGCGCGGATCGGCGCCGCGCCCCGGCTGTGGGGCATGTACTCCGTCCCCGACGCGCACCTGAACGCCCTGGGTGACGTCACCGGCAAGCGGGTCCTCGAACTCGGCTGCGGCGCCGGGCAGTGGTCGAGGGCGCTCGCCGCCGAGGGCGCCCAGGTCGTCGGGATCGACCTTTCCGAGGCCCAACTCGACGCGGCCGCCTCGGCGATGGGCGCGGACCGCTATCCCCTGGTGCAGGGCGCCGCCGAACAGCTCCCCTTCGCAGACGACAGCTTCGACCTCGTGTTCTGCGACTTCGGCGGGCTGAGCTGGGCGCCCCCGCACCTGGCCGTCCCGCAGGCCGCACGCGTGCTGCGCCGGGGCGGACGCCTGGTGTTCAACGTGGCCAGCCCCTGGTTCGAGGCCTGTTACGACGAGGCCGCGAGCCGCGTCACCACGACGCTGCAGAAGGACTACTTCGGGCTGAGCGGCATCGCGGAAGGCGACGGCGCGACCAGCTATCAGCTCACCTACGGCGACTGGGTCAGGGTGCTGCGCGGCGCGGGTCTCGTCATAGACGACCTCATCGAGCCCCGGCCCGACCGCGGGACGACCAACGGCTACAACGAGACCGACCCGCCCGACTGGGCCCACCGCTGGCCGGCGGAGCTCCTCTGGGTGACGCGTAGACCGAGCACTACGGAGTGACGGCGAACGACGCCAGGATCGCCTCGACCAAGGACGCGTCGCCCTCCGTCTTGAGGGCGTCGCGGGCCGCCTCCGGGGTCGTGCGGCCGCAGGCGAGGCGGACGTAGGTCTCCCAGTCCAGGGCGATCGTCGCGGCGGGGCCGAGCGAGGGGGCGCCGTCGATCGTGCCCTTGCCCTCCGCGTCCACCCGCACCGTGCGCAGGAACTCGACGGGCCCGTGCACGTCGAAGACCACCGCCGAGTTCGCCGGCGCGCCCGCGTCCTTGGCGACGACCTTCGGCAGGATCGCGAGCAGCATGTCCCGGGTGACGTGCGCCCCGGGCGAGTCGAGATTGCCGGGCGTGCCCAGGGCGCGGCGCAGGTCCTGCTCGTGGACCCAGATGTCGAACGCCCGCCGCCGCATCGCGTACTCGAGCGTCTCCTCGACCCCGCGCGGCCCGCGCACGATCGTGCCGGGCTCCCGCGACTCGTTCCGCAGCTGCCGCGAGCGGCGGATGATCGTGTACTCCAGCTCCGAGACCATCTCCGGCGCCGTGTGGTGCCGGCGGACGTCGACCTGGATCTCCTGGTACCGCTGGCCCTCCGTCTGCACGTGGTAGAGGTCGCGGGGCAGCGTGTGGATCGGTCGCGGGTCGCCGAGCATCTCGCAGTCCACGCCGATGACGTGCGACACGATGTCCCGTACCGACCAGCCGGGGCAGGGCGTCGCCCGGTTCCACTCACCCTCCGCGAGCGGCGTGACCAACTCGGATATCGCTTCCACGGAGTGGGTCCAGGCATCGGCGTAGGACTGAAGGCTGGGGTGGAGACTCACGGAAGGGGACCCCTCGAGCGGTTGGTACGCGGGCGTATGGCTAGGCGGCGGCGGACGCTGTCGGTGCGGGTTCTGGGGGTCCGGGGGAATCCCCCGGACTGGCACAGTACGCTGCCCGAAGGCACCCCGGCAGCGCTTTCGTACGACGATCGTAGGCCGGTGTTGACGGCTCGAATGCCAGGACGGTGGTAGTGTGCGCGCCTCCCTCATCCAGATCGCGGTAAACGAGGACGAATCGGTCAACTCGCGGCGGGAGCGAGTGAGTTCCCTGGTCCGCGACCAGGCAGGTTCGGCCGATCTCGTCGTCCTTCCCGAGCTGTGGACGACCGGAGCCTTCGCCTACGAGCTGTTCGCCGCCGAGGCCGAACCCCTGGAGGGCCCCACCTTCGACGCCATGTCGAAGGCAGCCGCGGACGCGGGCGTCTGGCTGCACGCCGGCTCGATCCCCGAGCGCGACCCGGACGGTCCGCTCTACAACACCGCGCTCGTCTTCGCCCCCGACGGCACCCTCGCCGCCGCCTACCGCAAGATCCACCGCTTCGGCTTCGACAAGGGCGAGGCCGTCCTCATGAGCCCGGGCGACGAGCTGGTCACCGTACGGCTCCCGGAGACCGTGCTCGGCGTGACCACCTGCTACGACCTGCGCTTCCCCGAGCTGTACCGGGGCCTCGTCGACCGCGGCGCCGAGACCCTCCTCGTCTCCGCCGGCTGGCCCGAGCGGCGCCGCGCCCACTGGACCCTCCTCGCGCGGGCCCGCGCCGTCGAGAACCAGGCGTACGTCCTGGCCTGCGGCAGCGCCGGCACCCACGCGGGCGTCGAACAGGCGGGCCACAGCATCGTCGTCGACCCCTGGGGCGAGATCCTCGCCGAGGCGGGCGCCGGCGAGGAGGTGCTGCGCGTGGAGCTCGACCCCGCGAAGGTCGGCGCCACCCGCGAGCAGTTCCCGGCCCTCAAGGACCGCCTCCTCGGCCTGGACACCCCGCGCCGCCCCTGACCCCCGGGAGCACGCTCAGTCGAGGTCGCCGCGTTCCTTCTCCGCGAGATGGATCACGCACACGGCGACCGCGACGAGCAGCGCCGGATCGGCGTCCTCCCGCACCACGTTCACCCCGTACGTGTCCCGCACGCGCAGCCAGCGCCGCGAGATGTCCGCGAGCAGTTCGCCGTCGTACTCCACGGCGAACTCGCGGTCCAGGATCTTGCCGCTGACGTCGAGCTCGGTGCCGTCGACCAGCTCGACCCGGTAGTGGTTGCGCAGCAGCGACAGGCGTTTGCGGCGGATCTTCGCGAGCGGTTCGCCGTCGCGCTCGATCACCATCGTGTCCCGCAGCGCGAGCATCTTCTGGCGGATGTCGATCAGGACGCGTCCGTCGGGCCCCTTGAGCTCGAACGTGTCGCGCAGCCGCATCGCCTTTCCGTCGACGAGGAAGGCCTTGCGGCCCTGCTCGTCCTCGATCCAGTAGTCCTCGCCGACGGCGAAGAGCCGTTCCCGAACTTCGTAGCGCATACGCCCCAGCCTGCCCGCGCGCGGGCGGCCCGACCCCCGGGAGTGACCCGAACGGCCCAGCCCCGCGCGCGCCGCCCCCGCCCCCGCCGGTCTCCTTGACCCATGACCAGGGACGACGAACTCTCCGCGCTGCGCGCTCGGGTCGCCGAGCTGGAGGCGGCCGCCGGACGGCCCGCACGGCGGCGGGCGGGGCGGACGAAATCCACGTTCGCCGTCGTCCTGATCGTGCTCGCCGCCCTGCTCACCCCGCTCGGCGCCGTCGCCGTCTGGTCCGACGCGCTGATCGGTGACACCGACCGGTACGTCGACACGATGGCGCCGCTCGCCGAGGACCCCGACGTGCAGAACGCCGTCGCGGACCGGGTCACCACCGCCGTCATGAGCCGCATCGAGATCGCCGACCTGCTGGAGAACGTCGCCCCCGACGACCGGCCCGCGCTGGAGAAGGCGCTCGGCGCCGCGAGCGGGCCGATCACCGACGGGCTCACCTCGTTCGTGCACACGGTCGCCGACCGGTTCGTCACCAGCCCCGCCTTCGCCACCGTGTGGAAACAGCTCAACCGCACCGCCCACACCGCCGTCGACAAGGCGCTCACCGGCAGCGGCGGCGACGCCGTCAAGGTCGAGAACGGCATGGTCACCCTCGACCTCGCCCCCGTCGTCGAACAGGTCAAGAACGGCCTCGTCGACCGCGGGCTCGACGTCGCCGGGAAGATCCCCGAGATCCACACCGAGATCACCGTCATGGAGTCCACCGGCGGCCTCGCCAAGGCCCGCAAGGGCTTCCGGCTCCTCCAGCTCCTCTCCTGGGTGCTCCCGCTGCTCGTCCTCCTCCTGGCCGCCGCCGGTGTCCTGCTCGCCCGGCGCCGCCGCCGGGCCCTCGTCACCGCCGCCCTCGGCATCGCGGCCGGCGCGCTGGTGCTCGGGCTCGCCCTGTGGCTCGGCCGCGCCTACTACCTCGACGCCCTGCCCTCCAGCGTCTCCCGCCCCGCGGCGGAGTCCGTCTTCGACACCCTCGTCCGCTTCCTGCGCAGCGGCGTCCGCATGATCGCCGCCCTCGGCATCGTCATCGCCCTGGCCGCCTGGCTCAGCGGCCCCGGGCGCTGGGCGCGGGCCACCCGCGACGCCTGGTGCGGCGCGATCGGCTCGGTCCGCCGGTCCGTCACGGCCGGCACCTTCGGCCCGGTCGGGCCCTGGGTGCACCGCATGCGGACCTGGCTGAACTGGACCGTGGCGGCCGTCGCCGCCGCCGTCCTCATCGCCTGGAACTACCCGACCGGCGCGGTCGTCGCCTGGATCGCGTTCGTCGCCCTGTGCGCCCTCGCGATCATCGAGTTCCTCGACGTCCCGGAATTCCAGGACGCGGCCTCGCCCGCGTCCCTCCCGCCCGAGGGCCTCGCGCCGTAGACGCCATGGCCCGTCACGCCTCCCCGAGGGCCTTTACGCCGTAATCGCGGCAGACGCCTCCACAGGCGCCGCCCCGAACCGTCTCCGGTACGCCGAAGGGCTCAGCCCCGTCGCCCGCTTCAGGTGCGCCCGCAGGTTCGCCGCGCTCCCCAGACCGCTGTCCCGCGCCACCACGTCGAGCCGCAGCTCGCCCCGCTCGATCAGCCGGCAGGCCAGCGCGATCCGCTCCCCGAGCAGCCAGGCCAGCGGCGTCGTGCCCAGCTCCGCCCGGAAGCGGCGGTGCAGCGTCGCCGGACTCACCCCGGCGCGGGCCGCGAGCCCGGCCACGGTCAGCGGCTCGCCGAGCCGCTCCTGCGCCCAGACCAGCAGCGGCGCGAGCGAGGCGTCCGGCACCTGCGGCACCGGGCGCTCCACGAACTGGCGCTGCCCGCCGTCCCGGTGCGCGGCGAACACGAGCCGCCGCGACACCGCGTTCGCGATCTCCGCACCGTGGTCGCGGCGCACCAGGTGCAGCCCGAGATCGAGCGCGGAGGCGCTGCCGGACGAGGTCAGGATGTCCCCGTCGTCGACGAACAGCACGTCGGGTTCGAGCCGCACCCCGGGGAAGCGGCGGCGGAACGCGTCCGCCCACATCCAGTGACAGGCCGCCCGCCGCCCGTCCAGGAGCCCCGCCTCCGCGAGCGTGAACGCCCCGCTGCAGAACCCGACGAGCCGGGCCCCGCGCGCGTGCGCGGCCCGCAGCGCGTCCAGCACCTCGGCCCGCCGGGGCACCTCGGTGTCCGGCCGGTTCGGCACGATCACCGTGTCGGCGCTCTCCGTGGCCGACAGGTCGGCGACCCCGCTCAGCGTGAAGAACCCGTCCCGCATCACCGTGTCCGGCTGCGCCGCGCACAGCGCGAACGAGTAGAGGGCGCGCCCCAGTTCGGGCCGGCGCAGCCCGAACACCTCGATCGCGCACGCCAGCTCGAAGGGGTTGGAGCCCTCGTCGACGAGCGCGACCACCCGGTGCACACGGTCCGATTCAGAGTCCTGCGAGGATCCTTGCGGCATACGAGATTTCTAGCACTCACACCCGGTCCCGCGCCGCCCGCACGCTGGACACCATGAACCCCGTCACGCATCCCGCACTCCCGGAACCCGTCTCGCTCCCGCAGGCCCTGACCACCTTCGACGCCCTGTGGAGCCCGCGCATCGTCACGCAGGTCAACGACTACGACGTCCGGCTCGCCAAGGCGGAGGGCGAGCACGTGTGGCACGTCCACGAGCACACCGACGAGTTCTTCCTCGTCGTCGAGGGCGAACTGACCATCGCCCTGCGCGAGGACACCGGCGAACGCGCCGTCGTCCTGCCCCGCGGCTCCGTCTTCACCGTCCCCCGCGGCACCTGGCACAAGCCCCACGCCGCCCCCGGCACCGCGCTCCTCGTCCTGGAACCCACCGGAACCTCCTCGACGGGCGACGCCCACGACCCCGTACCGGCCCACGTGGACTCGACGACGGGGCACCCTGTCCAGGTGTGACCGTCTTCCGCGCAGGTGGCAAGCTTGAAGCATGAACGATGCCGCCCCGGTGCCCAGCCCCGCCCCCGCCCGCCGTGCCCGAGTCCGCGCTCCCGAACTGGTCGGCAAGGGCGGATGGATCAACACGGGCGGGAAGGAACTGACGCTCGCCGACTTCCGAGGGCGCACGTTGGTCCTCGATTTTTGGACCTTCTGCTGCGTGAACTGCCTGCACGTGCTCGATGAGCTGCGGGAGCTGGAGGAGAAGCACCGGGACACGCTCGTGATCGTCGGTGTGCACTCGCCGAAGTTCGTGCACGAGGCCGAGCACGCGGCGGTCGTCGACGCGGTCGAGCGGTACGGCGTGGAGCACCCGGTGCTCGACGACCCGGAGCTCGTGACCTGGAAGCAGTACGCGGTGCGGGCCTGGCCGACGCTCGTGGTGATCGACCCCGAGGGGTACGTCGTCGCGCAGCACGCCGGTGAGGGGCACGCGCACGCGATCGAGAAGCTGGTCGAGGAGCTGGAGGCCGAGCACGAGGTGAAGGGCACGCTGCGGCGCGGCGACGGGCCGTACGTGCCGCCGGAGCCGGTCGCCGGCGACCTGCGCTTCCCGGGCAAGGCGCTCGTGCTGCCGTCGGGGAACTTCCTGGTGTCGGACACGACCCGGCACCAGCTGGTCGAGCTGGCGGCGGACGGCGAGACCGTCGTGCGG
This window harbors:
- a CDS encoding LURP-one-related/scramblase family protein, whose translation is MRYEVRERLFAVGEDYWIEDEQGRKAFLVDGKAMRLRDTFELKGPDGRVLIDIRQKMLALRDTMVIERDGEPLAKIRRKRLSLLRNHYRVELVDGTELDVSGKILDREFAVEYDGELLADISRRWLRVRDTYGVNVVREDADPALLVAVAVCVIHLAEKERGDLD
- a CDS encoding class I SAM-dependent methyltransferase, with translation MESIPANRRLWNQISGDYQDRHDARIGAAPRLWGMYSVPDAHLNALGDVTGKRVLELGCGAGQWSRALAAEGAQVVGIDLSEAQLDAAASAMGADRYPLVQGAAEQLPFADDSFDLVFCDFGGLSWAPPHLAVPQAARVLRRGGRLVFNVASPWFEACYDEAASRVTTTLQKDYFGLSGIAEGDGATSYQLTYGDWVRVLRGAGLVIDDLIEPRPDRGTTNGYNETDPPDWAHRWPAELLWVTRRPSTTE
- a CDS encoding alpha-ketoacid dehydrogenase subunit beta, whose amino-acid sequence is MAVQKLPIAKAINESLRTALESDPKVLVMGEDVGKLGGVFRVTDGLQKDFGEDRVIDTPLAESGIVGTAIGLALRGYRPVVEIQFDGFVFPAYDQIVTQLAKMHARALGKVKVPVVVRIPYGGGIGAVEHHSESPEALFAHVAGLKVVTPSNSSDAYWMLQQAIQSDDPVIFFEPKRRYWDKGEVDTEAVPGDLHKAVVAREGTDVTLVAYGPMVKVCLEAAAAAQEEGKSIEVLDLRSISPVDFDAVQRSAEKTRRVVVVHEAPVFLGSGAEIAARITERCFYHLEAPVLRVGGYHAPYPPARLEEEYLPGLDRVLDAVDRSLAY
- a CDS encoding GntR family transcriptional regulator; translation: MPATSTPAPASPPTPTVTEKRPPAAERVYDHVKRGVLERRYEGGTLLTEGELAEAVGVSRTPVREALLKLEVEGLLKLYPKKGALVLPVSAQEIADVVETRLLVEEHAVRKAVPAPPRLLERLAELLEKQQAQAAAGQFVDAATTDRCFHAEIVRSAGNEILSRLYDQLRDRQLRMGVAVMHSHPDRIAKTLAEHGEILDALRAGDEEAAVAVVRRHVGWFQNLARGDVR
- a CDS encoding dihydrolipoamide acetyltransferase family protein, with the protein product MAREFKMPDVGEGLTEAEILKWYVQPGDTVTDGQVVCEVETAKAAVELPIPYDGVVRELIFPEGTTVDVGQAIISVDVAGEEPAAPAPAAAEPVAAEEPEEAPTGRQPVLVGYGVAESSTKRRARKGDTAAPAANGTAAQVVVEQRPLAKPPVRKLAKDLGVDLATVIPSNPDGIITREDVHAAVELAAPAAAPEVPAQAPAPVPAAPASAAPVSYDTVRETRIPVKGVRKATAAAMVGSAFTAPHVTEFVTVDVTRTMKLVEELKGDKDMQGLRVNPLLLIAKALLVAIKRNPAVNASWDEAAQEIVQKHYVNLGIAAATPRGLIVPNIKDAHAMALPELAASLGELVATARDGKTSPAAMQGGTVTITNVGVFGVDTGTPILNPGESAILAVGAIKLQPWVHKGKVKPRQVTTLALSFDHRLVDGELGSKVLADVAAILEQPKRLITWG
- a CDS encoding maleylpyruvate isomerase family mycothiol-dependent enzyme — protein: MSLHPSLQSYADAWTHSVEAISELVTPLAEGEWNRATPCPGWSVRDIVSHVIGVDCEMLGDPRPIHTLPRDLYHVQTEGQRYQEIQVDVRRHHTAPEMVSELEYTIIRRSRQLRNESREPGTIVRGPRGVEETLEYAMRRRAFDIWVHEQDLRRALGTPGNLDSPGAHVTRDMLLAILPKVVAKDAGAPANSAVVFDVHGPVEFLRTVRVDAEGKGTIDGAPSLGPAATIALDWETYVRLACGRTTPEAARDALKTEGDASLVEAILASFAVTP
- a CDS encoding carbon-nitrogen family hydrolase, with the translated sequence MRASLIQIAVNEDESVNSRRERVSSLVRDQAGSADLVVLPELWTTGAFAYELFAAEAEPLEGPTFDAMSKAAADAGVWLHAGSIPERDPDGPLYNTALVFAPDGTLAAAYRKIHRFGFDKGEAVLMSPGDELVTVRLPETVLGVTTCYDLRFPELYRGLVDRGAETLLVSAGWPERRRAHWTLLARARAVENQAYVLACGSAGTHAGVEQAGHSIVVDPWGEILAEAGAGEEVLRVELDPAKVGATREQFPALKDRLLGLDTPRRP
- a CDS encoding MFS transporter, translating into MSSASSPSDSALRLPGDPPGGRRAVAVWCIGVSVYFVAVIFRTSLGVAGLDAVERFDINASALSTFSILQLLVYAGMQIPVGLMVDRLGTKKVLTIGVVLFTLGQLGFAFSSSYGTALVSRALLGCGDAMTFISVLRLGTRWFPARRGPLVAQLAGLVGMAGNLVSTLVIARLLHGIGWEAAFAGSAVAGVVVLVLMLLFLKDHPEGYAAPPLPASHKGAAYVRAQISAAWREPGTRLGLWVHFTTQFPAMVFLLLWGLPFLVEAQGLSRGTAGELLTLVVLSNMTVGLVYGQVVARHHSARLPLALGTVAATAVLWALPVVWPGQAPMWLLVVMCVVLGACGPASMIGFDFARPANPPERQGTASGIVNMGGFVASMTTLLAVGVLLDATGDDYRIAFSAVFVLQAFGVGQILRLRKRAARAERERVVASRVTSVHVPA
- a CDS encoding D-alanyl-D-alanine carboxypeptidase family protein; translated protein: MGRALGAFGASILKIRTSGIAVLVAGTVLTSGALTTSAQAATAPAKPTIAAAGGYVMNNGTGASLFTKAADTRRSTGSTTKIMTAKVVLSQPNLNLDAKVTIQKAYSDYIVRNNASSARLIVGDKVTVRQLLYGLMLPSGCDAAYALADKFGSGTTRAARVKSFIGKMNKTATSLGLRNTHFDSFDGIGQGSNYSTPRDLTKIASSAMKSSTFRSVVKTKSTKQKVTTKSGGYRYMSWTNTNNLLGSYTGTIGVKTGSGPEAGYCLVFAATRNGKTVIGTVLKSTSVTARTSDAKKLMDYGFKR